A window of Alphaproteobacteria bacterium contains these coding sequences:
- a CDS encoding CaiB/BaiF CoA-transferase family protein: MAAPAQPGPLDGLLVVAVEQAVAAPLCSNRLAAAGARVIKVERPEGDFARGYDRIVHGESAYFVWLNRGKQSAVLDLREPADLALLRRMIARADVLLQNLKPGALDRLGLGLDALRRAHPRLITCTITGYGESGPMAERKAYDLLIQAESGLASLTGGPEAPARVGVSVSDIATGMFAYEAILEALIRRGVTGTGAAIAVSMFDAMADWLTVPLLHAEHGAPPRRIGLSHPSIAPYGVFHARDGTPVLISIQNQREWRTLCADVLGRPAMADEPRYADGTARVANRAALDADVQQAFGALDAPALTARLDAAGIAFATVNDMAGLSRHPHLRRAAVDTPSGPVAMPAPPAIVDDNAAQPGPVPALGADTDRIRVEFAEDGDG; the protein is encoded by the coding sequence ATGGCCGCGCCCGCGCAACCCGGCCCGCTGGATGGCCTGCTGGTCGTCGCGGTCGAGCAGGCCGTGGCCGCGCCCCTGTGCAGCAACCGGCTGGCCGCCGCCGGCGCGCGGGTGATCAAGGTCGAGCGGCCGGAGGGCGACTTCGCCCGCGGCTACGACCGGATCGTGCATGGCGAGAGCGCCTATTTCGTCTGGCTGAACCGCGGCAAGCAGTCTGCCGTACTCGACCTGCGCGAGCCCGCGGACCTTGCCTTGCTGCGCCGCATGATCGCCCGCGCCGACGTGCTGCTGCAGAACCTGAAGCCCGGGGCGCTGGACCGGCTCGGCCTCGGCCTCGATGCCCTGCGCCGTGCCCACCCCCGCCTGATCACCTGCACGATCACCGGCTATGGCGAGAGCGGGCCGATGGCCGAGCGCAAGGCCTACGACTTGCTGATCCAGGCCGAGAGCGGGCTGGCCTCGCTGACCGGCGGGCCGGAGGCGCCGGCGCGGGTCGGCGTGTCGGTCAGCGACATCGCCACCGGCATGTTCGCCTACGAGGCGATCCTGGAGGCCTTGATCCGGCGCGGCGTCACCGGCACCGGCGCGGCCATCGCCGTGTCGATGTTCGACGCCATGGCCGACTGGCTGACCGTGCCGCTGCTGCACGCCGAGCACGGCGCGCCGCCCAGGCGGATCGGCCTGAGCCATCCCAGCATCGCGCCGTACGGCGTGTTCCACGCCCGCGACGGCACGCCGGTGCTGATCTCGATCCAGAACCAGCGCGAGTGGCGCACGCTGTGCGCAGACGTGCTCGGCCGGCCGGCGATGGCCGACGAACCGCGCTATGCCGACGGCACCGCGCGGGTCGCCAACCGTGCCGCCCTCGACGCCGACGTCCAGCAGGCATTCGGCGCCCTCGATGCGCCTGCACTGACGGCGCGCCTCGATGCCGCCGGGATCGCCTTCGCCACCGTCAACGACATGGCGGGCCTGTCGCGGCACCCGCATCTGCGCCGCGCCGCCGTCGACACCCCGTCGGGACCGGTGGCGATGCCGGCACCGCCGGCGATTGTCGACGACAACGCCGCGCAGCCGGGGCCGGTGCCGGCGCTGGGCGCCGACACCGACCGGATCCGGGTCGAGTTCGCGGAGGATGGCGATGGCTGA
- a CDS encoding hydantoinase B/oxoprolinase family protein — protein MSEAASVNKLDPITLQVISGALDTIAQEMGHVLYRMSFSSIIRESQDLGAGLFDTEYNTLCESESTPLHIGSLPGYMAGIEQCLQDGEWYEGDVVIHNHPYYGASHSPDIAIVIPIFHNGELVGFSANTAHHLDIGAATPGLIIDIPDVYAEGMLFAGTKLYRKGERNEAMWNYLRHNSRAARQLQDDLDAQIASARLGVKRFQELIEKYGRETVLTATRQLMDYTESVMRQQIAQIPDGEYFAEGFLDDDGKNRGVNLPIKVRVEIKGDSALVDLTGSADQVETGFNVPFEGSTKVACFCAFRSLLLDAETMGRGVPTNEGSFRPIKVHAPKGSIFNPAFPAAAEARFTQCNRMIDLIYKALAPALPDKIIAGSSASLSFAAYSGVRPDGAYWVFLEVNEGSYGGRPHSDGPDAVDSLMANTRNNPLEDLAVHIPMICDRYELRDDVVPGAGKFHGGMGVVKAQRVLTDGFITHECERHEDAPWGVFGGRDGVVGKVEIYNAGQNAQREQVPAKFSGLRVHANDVMAFYAPCGGGYGNPLEREPALVLDDVLDDYYSADVARDVYGVVVDLAAETVDLPATQALRARMGAVAAE, from the coding sequence ATGAGCGAAGCCGCCAGCGTCAACAAGCTCGATCCGATCACCCTGCAGGTCATATCCGGCGCGCTCGACACCATCGCGCAGGAGATGGGCCACGTGCTCTACCGGATGTCGTTCTCCTCGATCATCCGCGAATCGCAGGACCTGGGCGCCGGCCTGTTCGACACCGAGTACAACACGCTGTGCGAATCGGAATCGACGCCGCTGCATATCGGCTCGCTCCCCGGCTACATGGCCGGCATCGAGCAGTGCTTGCAGGACGGCGAGTGGTACGAGGGCGACGTCGTCATCCACAACCACCCGTACTACGGCGCCAGCCATTCGCCCGACATCGCCATCGTCATCCCGATCTTCCACAACGGCGAGCTGGTCGGTTTTTCCGCCAACACCGCCCACCACCTGGACATCGGCGCGGCGACGCCCGGCCTGATCATCGACATCCCGGACGTCTATGCCGAGGGCATGCTGTTCGCCGGCACCAAGCTGTACCGCAAGGGCGAGCGCAACGAGGCGATGTGGAACTACCTGCGCCACAACAGCCGGGCGGCCCGCCAGCTGCAGGACGATCTCGACGCCCAGATCGCGTCTGCCAGGCTGGGCGTGAAGCGCTTCCAGGAGCTGATCGAGAAATACGGGCGCGAGACGGTGCTGACCGCGACCCGGCAGCTGATGGACTACACCGAGAGCGTGATGCGCCAGCAGATCGCCCAGATTCCCGACGGCGAGTATTTCGCCGAGGGCTTCCTCGACGACGACGGCAAGAACCGCGGCGTCAACCTGCCGATCAAGGTGCGGGTCGAGATCAAGGGCGACAGCGCACTGGTCGACCTGACCGGGTCGGCCGACCAGGTCGAGACCGGGTTCAACGTGCCGTTCGAGGGCTCGACCAAGGTCGCCTGCTTCTGCGCCTTCCGCTCGCTGCTGCTGGATGCCGAGACCATGGGCCGCGGCGTGCCGACCAACGAGGGCTCGTTCCGGCCGATCAAGGTGCACGCGCCCAAGGGCTCGATCTTCAACCCAGCGTTTCCGGCCGCGGCCGAGGCGCGCTTCACCCAGTGCAACCGGATGATCGACCTGATCTACAAGGCGCTGGCGCCGGCGCTGCCGGACAAGATCATCGCCGGTAGCTCGGCCAGCCTGTCCTTCGCCGCCTATTCCGGCGTCCGCCCCGACGGCGCCTATTGGGTGTTCCTGGAGGTCAACGAGGGTTCCTACGGCGGCCGGCCGCATTCCGACGGGCCGGACGCGGTCGACTCGCTGATGGCCAACACCCGCAACAACCCGCTGGAGGACCTGGCGGTCCACATCCCGATGATCTGCGACCGCTACGAGCTGCGCGACGATGTGGTGCCGGGCGCCGGCAAGTTCCACGGCGGCATGGGCGTGGTCAAGGCGCAGCGCGTGCTGACCGACGGCTTCATCACCCACGAGTGCGAGCGGCACGAGGACGCGCCCTGGGGCGTGTTCGGCGGGCGCGACGGCGTGGTCGGCAAGGTCGAGATCTACAACGCCGGCCAGAACGCGCAGCGCGAGCAGGTGCCGGCCAAGTTCTCCGGCCTGCGGGTGCACGCCAACGACGTGATGGCGTTCTACGCGCCCTGCGGCGGCGGCTACGGCAATCCGCTGGAGCGCGAGCCGGCGCTGGTGCTGGACGACGTGCTCGACGACTACTACTCGGCCGACGTGGCCCGCGACGTCTACGGCGTGGTCGTCGACCTGGCTGCCGAGACCGTCGACCTGCCGGCCACCCAGGCCCTGCGTGCCCGAATGGGGGCCGTCGCCGCCGAATAG
- a CDS encoding IclR family transcriptional regulator, with the protein MPDDSRDPAAKHTIPVIDRMMDVLNEIGRREAGAGIRELTDVLGVPRTTTYRILNTLQRHDMVRRDETGAYHLGRHLLSLASHVSAKVAEIDLAAIGQPFLDRLAAELGEGVKLSVIDRDGVLVLAVAQGRREYALTVSAGQRLPAHAGAAGKLLLAHQPPDEIERWLARPLPEYTAKTLTDPARLRRELARIVRVGWAQDKGETAPSIQAFAAPVFGASGRLLAALSVPFLAGTPAERMEAIRRAAIDAGRGLSAAMPG; encoded by the coding sequence GTGCCCGACGATAGCCGTGATCCCGCCGCGAAGCATACCATCCCGGTGATCGACCGGATGATGGACGTGCTGAACGAGATCGGCCGCCGCGAGGCCGGCGCCGGCATCCGCGAATTGACCGACGTGCTCGGGGTGCCGCGCACCACCACATACCGCATCCTCAACACGCTGCAGCGCCACGACATGGTGCGGCGCGACGAGACCGGCGCCTATCACCTGGGCCGCCACCTGCTGTCGCTGGCGTCGCACGTCTCGGCCAAAGTGGCGGAGATCGACCTGGCGGCGATCGGCCAGCCCTTTCTCGACCGGCTCGCCGCCGAGCTGGGCGAGGGCGTCAAGCTCAGCGTGATCGACCGCGACGGCGTGCTGGTGCTCGCCGTCGCCCAGGGCCGGCGCGAATATGCGCTGACCGTTTCGGCCGGCCAGCGCCTGCCCGCCCATGCGGGCGCGGCCGGCAAGCTGCTGCTCGCCCACCAGCCGCCCGACGAGATCGAGCGCTGGCTGGCCCGGCCGCTGCCGGAATACACCGCGAAGACCCTGACCGACCCGGCCCGTCTGCGCCGGGAGCTGGCACGGATCGTGCGTGTCGGCTGGGCGCAGGACAAGGGCGAGACGGCGCCCAGCATCCAGGCCTTCGCCGCGCCGGTGTTCGGCGCGTCGGGGCGGCTGCTGGCGGCGCTCAGCGTACCGTTCCTGGCCGGCACGCCGGCGGAGCGGATGGAGGCGATCCGCCGGGCCGCGATCGACGCAGGCCGCGGGCTGAGCGCGGCGATGCCGGGCTGA
- a CDS encoding mandelate racemase/muconate lactonizing enzyme family protein — protein sequence MRIVGQKVFVANASRTNFVFVKLYTDEGIDGVGEATLEWKTKAVVAGLEELERAVVGRDPFAVDATVEALHRDSYWRTGAVFRTALGAVEAAMLDIKGKALGVPVYELLGGRHRDRVACYANHWFHGARTPDQYAANARNAVAMGYKALKWDPFDVADLEMDRAQRRQTIEIVAAVRDAVGPDIDLMLDVHGRLNVPTAIAMCRELARFDLSWIEEPTPPEAIDALAEVRRASPVPIAAGERWYEPGRFLEALARNAVDVLQPDVSHAGGLGETKRIAHLAHAHLIPVAPHNPVGPVMNAMTLHTAVAIPNFKVFETVSIDVPWRKELVRENLAFEDGALLAPTTPGLGVELNEDACARFPYAPYDVPLFDGSMNMAGVATGAATFGGRGRSEDEPA from the coding sequence ATGCGCATCGTCGGCCAGAAGGTCTTCGTCGCCAACGCCAGCCGCACCAACTTCGTCTTCGTCAAGCTGTACACCGACGAGGGCATCGACGGCGTCGGCGAGGCGACGCTGGAGTGGAAGACCAAAGCGGTCGTCGCCGGGCTGGAGGAGCTGGAGCGCGCCGTCGTCGGCCGCGACCCGTTTGCGGTCGATGCGACCGTGGAAGCGCTGCACCGCGACAGCTACTGGCGCACCGGCGCGGTGTTCCGTACCGCGCTGGGCGCGGTCGAGGCGGCCATGCTCGACATCAAGGGCAAGGCGCTGGGCGTGCCGGTCTACGAGCTGCTGGGCGGGCGCCACCGCGACCGCGTCGCCTGCTATGCCAACCACTGGTTCCACGGCGCGCGCACGCCCGACCAGTATGCCGCCAACGCCCGCAACGCGGTGGCGATGGGCTACAAGGCCTTGAAGTGGGACCCGTTCGACGTCGCCGATCTCGAGATGGATCGTGCGCAGCGCCGGCAGACGATCGAGATCGTCGCCGCGGTGCGCGACGCGGTCGGCCCCGATATCGACCTGATGCTCGACGTGCACGGCCGGCTGAACGTGCCGACCGCCATCGCCATGTGCCGCGAGCTCGCCCGCTTCGATCTGAGCTGGATCGAGGAGCCGACGCCGCCGGAGGCGATCGACGCGCTGGCCGAGGTGCGTCGGGCGAGCCCGGTGCCGATCGCCGCCGGCGAGCGCTGGTACGAGCCCGGTCGGTTCCTGGAGGCGCTGGCCCGCAACGCGGTCGACGTGCTGCAGCCGGACGTGAGCCACGCCGGCGGGCTCGGCGAGACCAAGCGGATCGCACACCTGGCCCACGCGCATCTGATACCGGTCGCGCCGCACAATCCGGTCGGCCCGGTGATGAACGCGATGACGCTGCACACCGCCGTGGCGATCCCGAACTTCAAGGTGTTCGAGACGGTGTCGATCGACGTGCCGTGGCGCAAGGAACTGGTCAGGGAGAACCTGGCCTTCGAGGACGGCGCCCTGCTGGCGCCGACCACGCCGGGACTGGGCGTCGAGCTGAACGAGGACGCCTGCGCCCGCTTTCCCTATGCGCCCTACGACGTGCCGCTGTTCGACGGCAGCATGAACATGGCCGGGGTCGCCACCGGCGCCGCAACCTTCGGCGGCCGCGGGCGCAGCGAGGACGAACCGGCCTGA
- a CDS encoding hydantoinase/oxoprolinase family protein, with protein sequence MARIGVDVGGTNTDLVLEANGAVFFHKVPSTPQDQSDGTLRGIREICERNGVPLSDLDLVVHGTTVATNITIEHNGAEVGMVTTRGFRDILHIGRHKRPHNFSLHFEVPWQDRPLVKRRNRIPVTERILPPDGRVETPLDENDVLAAIEVFKRRGLQSIIVCFMFSFMNNAHELRAKEIIQAHMPDAFVWCSSEVANVLREYERFSTTAMNAFVGPKTTRYLRQLESRLKQNAVDARLRVIQSNGGLATVEACSQRAVSILMSGPAGGVIGARAEGALTGRRNLITVDIGGTSADISTIPNGEIKIKNPRDTYVNGHPVLVPMIDLVTIGAGGGSIAYLDEAGGFHVGPRSAGAEPGPACYGRGGDEPTVTDAQVVLGRLDPDAVLGGDLPIDPDLAARAIEPRVARKLSMSLTEAALGIIKVINSNMALAIRSNSVAKGVDPRDYTLMPFGGAGPLHGVALAEAIAAKDIVVPVAPGITAAMGLLVTDIQYEHTGSVIATLNDIGADALQAINATVEQLEQTCRAELTADGIAPAKQLIRRIAECRYHGQGFELRAAMPDGQIDAAAVAAIVADFHRQHRQDYGYAFDDSPVELITIRIIGGSPVDPMRLPTLPQGDGSEVEAARLDARNTVFDDGSAVMTPRYNRGLLRAGNVVAGPAIIVQHDSTTVLPAGYRAAVSDHGHLLITRAR encoded by the coding sequence ATGGCGCGTATCGGCGTTGATGTCGGTGGAACGAACACCGATCTTGTCCTGGAGGCGAATGGCGCCGTCTTTTTCCACAAGGTGCCCAGCACGCCGCAGGACCAGTCCGACGGCACCCTGCGCGGCATCCGGGAAATCTGCGAGCGCAACGGCGTTCCGCTGTCCGATCTCGACCTCGTCGTCCACGGCACCACGGTCGCGACCAACATCACGATCGAGCACAACGGCGCCGAGGTCGGGATGGTCACCACCCGCGGCTTCCGCGACATCCTGCACATCGGCCGGCACAAGCGGCCGCACAACTTCTCCCTGCACTTCGAGGTGCCGTGGCAGGACCGGCCGCTGGTCAAGCGGCGCAACCGGATCCCGGTCACCGAGCGGATCCTGCCGCCCGACGGCCGGGTCGAGACGCCGCTGGACGAGAACGACGTGCTGGCGGCGATCGAGGTGTTCAAGCGCCGCGGCCTGCAGTCGATCATCGTCTGCTTCATGTTCTCGTTCATGAACAACGCCCACGAACTGCGTGCCAAGGAGATCATCCAGGCGCACATGCCCGATGCCTTCGTCTGGTGTTCCAGCGAGGTGGCCAACGTCCTGCGCGAGTACGAGCGGTTCAGCACCACGGCGATGAACGCCTTCGTGGGCCCGAAGACCACGCGCTATCTGCGCCAGCTGGAAAGTCGGCTGAAGCAGAACGCGGTCGACGCGCGGCTGCGGGTGATCCAGTCCAACGGCGGCCTGGCCACGGTGGAGGCGTGCTCGCAGCGCGCGGTCAGCATCCTGATGTCGGGGCCGGCGGGCGGCGTGATCGGCGCCCGGGCCGAGGGCGCGCTGACCGGCCGCCGCAACCTGATCACTGTCGACATCGGCGGCACGTCGGCCGACATCAGCACGATCCCCAACGGCGAGATCAAGATCAAGAATCCGCGCGACACCTATGTCAACGGCCACCCGGTGCTGGTGCCGATGATCGACCTGGTCACCATCGGCGCGGGCGGCGGCTCGATCGCCTATCTCGACGAGGCCGGCGGCTTCCATGTCGGCCCGCGGTCCGCCGGCGCGGAGCCCGGCCCGGCATGCTACGGCCGTGGCGGCGACGAGCCTACGGTGACCGACGCCCAGGTCGTGCTCGGGCGGCTGGACCCCGATGCCGTGCTCGGCGGCGACCTGCCGATCGACCCGGACCTGGCGGCGCGGGCCATCGAACCCCGTGTGGCGCGCAAGCTAAGCATGTCGCTGACCGAGGCGGCGCTCGGCATCATCAAGGTGATCAACTCCAACATGGCGCTGGCGATCCGCTCGAACTCGGTGGCCAAGGGCGTCGATCCGCGCGACTACACGCTGATGCCGTTCGGCGGCGCCGGCCCACTGCACGGCGTGGCGCTGGCCGAGGCGATCGCCGCCAAGGACATCGTCGTCCCAGTCGCGCCGGGCATCACCGCGGCGATGGGCCTGCTGGTCACCGACATCCAGTACGAGCACACCGGCTCGGTCATCGCCACGCTGAACGACATCGGCGCCGACGCGCTACAGGCGATCAACGCGACCGTCGAGCAGCTGGAGCAGACCTGCCGGGCCGAGCTGACCGCCGACGGCATCGCGCCGGCCAAGCAGCTGATCCGCCGGATCGCCGAATGCCGCTATCACGGCCAGGGCTTCGAGCTGCGCGCCGCGATGCCGGACGGGCAGATCGACGCCGCCGCCGTCGCCGCCATCGTCGCCGATTTCCACCGCCAGCATCGCCAGGACTACGGCTATGCCTTCGACGACAGCCCGGTCGAGCTGATCACCATCCGGATCATCGGCGGGTCGCCGGTCGACCCGATGCGGCTGCCGACACTGCCGCAGGGCGACGGCAGCGAGGTGGAGGCGGCGCGGCTGGACGCGCGCAACACCGTGTTCGACGACGGCAGCGCGGTGATGACGCCGCGCTACAACCGCGGCCTGCTGCGGGCCGGCAATGTGGTTGCAGGGCCCGCGATCATCGTCCAGCATGATTCGACCACCGTCCTGCCTGCGGGTTATCGGGCCGCGGTGTCGGATCACGGACACCTTCTGATCACCCGTGCGCGTTGA
- a CDS encoding VOC family protein, whose translation MLTVSSIAHVALRVKDMDRAIAFYVGRLGLQELMRLTRDDGSLWLVYLRVTDTQFLELFPEGEGERAPERVAVGYNHMCLAVPDIEQAVRELDAAGVALLQPHKLGADGNWQAWIQDPDGHRIELMQMAADSMQANAIARLRAA comes from the coding sequence ATGCTGACCGTCTCCTCGATCGCCCATGTCGCGCTGCGCGTGAAGGACATGGACCGCGCCATCGCCTTCTATGTCGGCCGGCTCGGCCTGCAGGAGTTGATGCGCCTGACCCGTGACGACGGCAGCCTGTGGCTGGTCTACCTGCGCGTCACCGACACGCAGTTCCTGGAGCTGTTTCCGGAGGGCGAGGGCGAGCGCGCGCCGGAGCGGGTGGCGGTCGGCTACAACCACATGTGCCTGGCGGTGCCGGACATCGAGCAGGCGGTGCGCGAGCTGGACGCCGCCGGCGTGGCGCTGCTGCAGCCGCACAAGCTGGGCGCCGACGGCAACTGGCAGGCCTGGATCCAGGACCCCGACGGCCACCGCATCGAGCTGATGCAGATGGCGGCCGACAGCATGCAGGCGAACGCCATCGCCCGCCTGCGCGCCGCCTGA
- a CDS encoding acyl-CoA dehydrogenase family protein: protein MQFRHAEQDQDIRAAVTRLCADFPGEYWRALDRERAYPTAFVEALTGAGYLAALIPESYGGAGLGLVTAAAILEEVQRSGGNAGACHAQMYIMGLLLRHGSEAHKRHWLPAIADGSIRLQAFGVTEPTSGTDTTAIRTTARRDGDHYVVDGQKVWTSRAEHSDLMLLLARTTPRDRVAKRTDGLSVFLVDLREARGNGLEIRPLRAMINHATTEIFMDGLRIPADSLVGEEGRGFRYILSGMNAERILIAAECIGDARFFIEKAVAYANERTVFGRPIGQNQGVQFPIARAYAQTCAAAAIVYQAAALFDAGKDGGADANMAKLLAADASWAAADMCLQTHGGFGFAEEYDIERKFRETRLYQVAPISTNLILSYLAEHVLGLPRSF from the coding sequence ATGCAGTTCCGCCATGCCGAACAGGACCAGGACATCCGCGCGGCGGTCACACGCCTGTGTGCAGACTTCCCGGGCGAGTACTGGCGGGCGCTGGACCGCGAGCGCGCCTATCCGACCGCCTTCGTCGAGGCGCTGACCGGCGCCGGATATCTGGCCGCGCTGATTCCGGAATCCTATGGCGGCGCCGGGCTGGGCCTGGTCACCGCGGCGGCGATCCTGGAGGAGGTGCAGCGGTCCGGCGGCAATGCCGGCGCCTGCCACGCGCAGATGTACATCATGGGCCTGCTGCTGCGGCACGGCTCGGAGGCGCACAAGCGGCACTGGCTGCCGGCGATCGCCGACGGCTCGATCCGGCTGCAGGCGTTCGGCGTGACCGAGCCGACCAGCGGCACCGACACCACCGCGATCCGCACCACCGCCCGGCGCGACGGCGACCACTATGTCGTCGACGGCCAGAAGGTGTGGACGTCGCGCGCGGAGCATTCCGACCTGATGCTGCTGCTGGCGCGGACCACCCCGCGCGACCGGGTCGCCAAGCGGACCGACGGTCTGTCGGTGTTCCTGGTCGACCTGCGCGAGGCGCGCGGCAACGGCCTGGAGATCCGGCCGCTGCGCGCGATGATCAACCACGCCACCACCGAGATCTTCATGGACGGCCTGCGCATTCCCGCCGACAGCCTGGTCGGCGAGGAGGGGCGCGGCTTCCGCTACATCCTGTCCGGCATGAATGCCGAGCGCATCCTGATCGCGGCGGAATGCATCGGCGACGCGCGCTTCTTCATCGAGAAGGCGGTGGCCTATGCCAACGAACGGACGGTGTTCGGGCGGCCGATCGGCCAGAACCAGGGCGTGCAGTTCCCGATCGCGCGCGCCTATGCCCAGACCTGTGCCGCCGCGGCGATCGTCTACCAGGCCGCCGCGCTGTTCGACGCCGGCAAGGACGGCGGCGCCGACGCCAACATGGCCAAGCTGCTCGCCGCCGACGCGTCCTGGGCGGCGGCGGACATGTGCCTGCAGACCCATGGCGGCTTCGGCTTCGCCGAGGAATACGACATCGAGCGCAAGTTCCGCGAGACCCGCCTCTACCAGGTGGCGCCGATCTCGACCAACCTGATCCTGTCCTACCTGGCCGAGCATGTGCTCGGCCTGCCGCGCTCGTTCTGA